Part of the Parafrankia discariae genome is shown below.
GCCAATCGGCTCTCGCCCGCCAGGACCAACGGGTGCGCCGGCGGCCCACGCGCCCAGCCGGCCATTCACGCCGCGACCGCTGGTCGGGCGACCGGCCGCCGGCCCGGGCCGTCCGTCAGCGGGCGCTGCCCACCGGCTCACCGTGGTGGTGGATCACTTCCTCTACGGCGTACTGGTGGCCATCGGCGTGTCGTCACCGCCGAGGACTCCCCACTGCCCAGACCCGCGGACGCGGCGGCGGTCGTCAACCAGCTGCCGCGCGGCGGCGGGCGTCCCGTTGGTCCCACCGGCCCCGGGACCTTTGGCACCCCGGCCGGCCTACTCGAGAACGCTGTACCCGGAGCATCCCGGGGGCAGGGTTGAGGCATGGGTGCGGCGACGGCAGCGGACACGGTTCTCTCCTCGGCGGCGTCACCGGCGCGCGTCCGGACTGGTCCTGGCGGCCCGCCGGCGTCCCAGTGCACACCGGCGGGGCCGCCGGCGCGGCTGGTCGAGACGCACACGTCCGTGCTGGTCTTCCTGGGCGACCGGGTCTACAAGACCAAGAAGCCGGCCGATCTCGGTTTCCTGGACTTCCGCACCCGGCAGGCCCGCGAGGCCGCCTGCCACGCCGAGGTGGACCTCAACCGGCGGCTGGCGCCGGACGTCTACCTCGGCGTCGCCGACGTGTTCGGCCCCGACGGGAGCGCCTGCGACCACATGGTCGTCATGCGCCGCCTGCCCGCGGGCCGGCGGCTGTCCACCCTGGTGACCGCCGGCGGCGACGTCACCGGCGAGCTGCGGGCCGTGGCCCGCCTCCTCGCGGACTTCCACTCCCGCTGCGCCACCTCCGACCAGATCGCCGACGCCGGCTCCGCCACCACGCTGCGCGGGTTGTGGGAGGAGGGCCTGCGGGGCGTCCAGCCCTATGTGGGCTCCGTCCTCGACGCCGGCACGATCGAGGCCGTCGGCCGGCTCGCCGGACGCTACCTGGACGGCCGCGAGCCCCTGCTGCGCGAGCGGCAGCGTCGCGGGCTCATCCGCGACGGGCACGGCGACCTGCTCGCCGACGACATCTACTGCCTGGACGACGGCCCCCGCGTCCTGGACTGCCTGGAGTTCGACCAGCGCCTGCGCGTCGGCGACGTCCTGGGTGATATCGCCTTCCTCGCGATGGACCTCGAGCGGCTCGGCCGTTCGGATCTCGCCGCGTACTTCCTGGACCGTTACCGCGAGTACTCCGCCGAGACCCATCCGAGGTCGCTGGAGCACCTCTACGTCGCGTACCGGGCGTTCGTGCGCTGCAAGGTCGCCTGCGCCCGGCACGAGCAGGGTGACAGATCAGCCGCCGCGCAGGCCCGGGCCCTGGCCTCGCTGGCGCTCGTGAGCCTGCGTCACGGACGGGTTCGGCTCGTGCTGGTCGGCGGGGCCCGCGGGTCGGGTCGCGGTGAGCTGGCCGCCGACCTCGCCGAGGCGGAGGGCTGGACACTGCTGCGCGCCGAGACCACCGGCGCCGGTCCGGGCCAGGCGACCAGCGGCGTGTCTGACGCCGGGTACTCTGACGCCGGATACGAGGAGCTGCTGCGGCGCGCGCGCATCGCGGCCGAGCGTGGCGAGACGGTCATCCTCGACGCGCCCTGGGCCCGGCGCGGCGAGCGGGAGCGCGCCGCCGCGATCGCCCGCGCCACCGCGGCGGATCTCGTCCAGCTCCGGTGTGCGCATCCCGACCACACCCGGCCCGGTACACGACCGGCCCCGGAACCGCGGCCGGGCACCCGGTCCGACACCGGGCACACCGACGAGCTCGCCGGCGCCGACCCGTGGCCCGAGGCGAGGACCCTGCGCCACACGACGGAGACCGACGCCATCCTGAGGGCGGCGCGACGGGCCACGGGGTGAGGCGACGATCGTGGAACCCGGGCCGCGGCGCTCCCGCCTCGCGTATCGTGCTCGCGTGGCGGCAAGATCCGAATCCCCGGCCCCGTACCGGTCGGGCCAGACACCGGCGGCCGACCCGTCCGACGGGGAGTCCCCGTGGGCGTCGCCGGGCGTACCGGCGTCCACCGAGCCGCCTCCCGGCGACGGCCTGATGTTCCCCACGGTGGCCCGGCTGGAACTCGACGACCTGCTCAGCCAGCTCGTCGAGCGCGCCCAGGACGTCCTCGCCACCCAGGGCCGGCTGCGCGGCCTGCTCCAGGCGAACCGGGTCATCGCCACCGACCTGCGGCTGCCCGTCCTGCTCCGGCACATCGTCGAGGCCGCGACGGATCTGCTCGGTGCCCGCTACGGCGCCCTGGGCGTCGTCGCCCCCGACCGCACCCTCGAGGAGTTCGTCCACGTCGGCATGACCGACGCCGACGTGGAGCGGATCGGCCACCTGCCCACCGGTCACGGCCTGCTCGGCATCCTGATCGACGACCCGCGTCCCCGCCGCGCCGACAACATCTCTCTCGACCCGGCTTCCCAGGGCTTCCCGGCCGGGCATCCACCGATGCGGACCTTCCTGGGCGTCCCGATCACGGTGCGCGGCGAGGTGTTCGGCAATCTCTACCTGACCGACAAACGGGACGGCATCCCGTTCACCGCCGAGGACGAGGAACTCGCCCAGGCTCTGGCCGCCAACGCCGGCGTGGCGATCGCGAA
Proteins encoded:
- a CDS encoding bifunctional aminoglycoside phosphotransferase/ATP-binding protein — protein: MGAATAADTVLSSAASPARVRTGPGGPPASQCTPAGPPARLVETHTSVLVFLGDRVYKTKKPADLGFLDFRTRQAREAACHAEVDLNRRLAPDVYLGVADVFGPDGSACDHMVVMRRLPAGRRLSTLVTAGGDVTGELRAVARLLADFHSRCATSDQIADAGSATTLRGLWEEGLRGVQPYVGSVLDAGTIEAVGRLAGRYLDGREPLLRERQRRGLIRDGHGDLLADDIYCLDDGPRVLDCLEFDQRLRVGDVLGDIAFLAMDLERLGRSDLAAYFLDRYREYSAETHPRSLEHLYVAYRAFVRCKVACARHEQGDRSAAAQARALASLALVSLRHGRVRLVLVGGARGSGRGELAADLAEAEGWTLLRAETTGAGPGQATSGVSDAGYSDAGYEELLRRARIAAERGETVILDAPWARRGERERAAAIARATAADLVQLRCAHPDHTRPGTRPAPEPRPGTRSDTGHTDELAGADPWPEARTLRHTTETDAILRAARRATG